The following nucleotide sequence is from Leopardus geoffroyi isolate Oge1 chromosome A1, O.geoffroyi_Oge1_pat1.0, whole genome shotgun sequence.
gtttcgTCTTTTACTCAATAAAGAAATATTGGTAAGAATTTTAGTCATGCGCTCTGATGATTTTTTTGGAACCGAGCTAGTTCCACATCCATAAATACTGTTCCCTTCAGTTGGTAAAAATCAATAGAAAGCAAGTCTAACCTGCAGTTGTTCAGTTCCTATcgtatttgaaaacatttttttaaattaaacaatcccttttaataattattccttttattaaatgCTCTTGGTAAACCTTCAACATCACATTATACAACCCTTTGTTTTGTGcagttttcagttttacaaataTGTGTAATTCTTGAAGAGGTGTGTAATAACTTCTGGAACAGACACATTAAGTTGGGCTTTTCTTACTCGTTGCAATAATAAGATTTGGCTCTAGGCGCCGCTCTTCACCAATCAGGGAATGGGAAGCTGCaagctgccttccctccctcccccatctctacAACACAAAGCAGAGTAACATGGAAACTCACAGATCCTGATGCTGGAAACTTAAAGTAGTTCTCTCTCTAATATATTCTGGATGCAGTCATCCTTGAACTTGGTAGATACATAAGCTGATTCAGAACAAAACAGCCCAAGAAACCAGGGAATATAAGCTCAGCTTACTGCCATGGGGAATCGGCTACTGTTTCTGGACCGCAGCGGGCTGATCCTACTATACATTTTCCTGAGGACGCTACAGGAGTCTGGGGCAGGGCACATCCAATACTCGGTGCCCGAAGAGACAGATAAAGGCTTCTTCGTGGGCAATATTTCCAaggacctggggctggaaccctgGGAGCTGGCGGAACGCCGAGTCCGCATCATCTCCAGAGGCAGGATGCAGCTTTTCGCTCTGAATCCGCGAAGTGGCAGCTTGATCACTGCAGGTAGGTTAGACCGGGAGGAGCTCTGTGAGACACTGTCctcctgttttttaaatatagagataCTTGTGGAAGATACCCTGAAGATTTACGGAGTGGAGGTGGAAATAATGGATGTTAATGATAACGCCCCCAGCTTCCAGGAGGCAGAAATAGAGATAAAAGTCAGTGAGCACGCAACTCCAGGATCGAGATTTCCCCTTCCTAACGCTAGGGATCCAGATGTAGGAATGAACTCTCTCCAGCGCTACCAGCTCAATCCTAATAGTTACTTTTCCTTGCAAATGAGAGGAGGGATGGATGGGGCCAAGAATCCTGAACTAGTGCTGGAGGGGAGTTTGGACCGGGAAAAGGAAGCTGCTCACCATCTCCTCCTCACAGCTTTCGATGGAGGAGATCCCATCCAACAGGGTGCTGTTGCCATTCGTGTAGTGGTCCTCGATGTAAATGACCATATACCAAAGTTTACACAGTCTGTATATCAAGTGAGTATTCCTGAAAACCTCAGCTCTGGAACTCGGGTTATCATGGTAAATGCAACTGATCCAGATGAGGGAATCAATGGGGAAGTGGTGTTTTCATTCCGGAATATGGAAAGCAAAGCTTCTGAAATATTCCAGTTGGATTCTCAAACTGGAGAAGTTTTAATACGAGGGTCTCTGGATTTTGAGAAATCTAGATTTTATGAGATGGAAATTCAAGGCCAAGATGGTGGAGGTCTCTCGACCACTGCTAAGATATTGATCACAGTTGTGGATGTGAATGATAATGCTCCAGAAATAACTATCACATCTTCTACTAATTCAGTGCTGGAAAACTCTCCTCCAGGTACAGTTATTGCTCTTCTAAATGTGCAAGATCAAGACTCTGGAGAAAATGGTCAAGTCTCATGTTTCGTTCCTAACAGTTTGccttttaaattagaaaagaCTTATGGAAATTATTACAAATTGATAACAAACAGAGTGCTGGACAGGGAGCAGGTCCACAGCTATAATATAACCTTGATAGCCACAGATCAGGGACATCCACCCTTGTCTACAGAAACTCACATTTCACTGAATGTAGCAGATGACAATGATAACCCACCCACTTTTGCTGACTCATCTTACTCCGTCTACATTCCTGAAAACAACCCCAGAGGAGCTTCCTTCTTCTCAGTGATGGCACTTGACCTGGACAGCAATGAGAACTCCCGGGTCACTTATTCCCTAGTGGAGGATACCCTGCAGGGAGCACCTTTATCCTCCTATGTCTCCATCAACTCAGACACCGGCACCCTATATGCACTGCGCTCTTTTGACTATGAACAGTTCCGTGACCTGCAAGTGTGGGTGACAGCACTGGACGGTGGGAACCCGCCACTCAGCAGCAATGTTTCTGTGAGCATATTCGTGCTGGACCAGAATGACAATGTGCCAGAGATCCTGCACCCCACCCTCCCAACCGATGGTTCCACTGGTGTGGAGCTGGCGCCCAGGTCAGCTGAGCCTGGCTACCTGGTGACCAAGGTGGTGGCGGTGGACAGAGACTCTGGCCAGAATGCCTGGCTGTCCTACCGCCTGCTCAAGGCCAGCGAGCCAGGGCTTTTTACGGTGGGGCTGCACACGGGCGAGGTGCGCACTGCACGGGTCCTGCTGGACAGAGATGCGCTCAAGCAGagcctggtggtggtggtgcaggACCATGGCCAGCCCCCTCTCTCGGCCACCGTCACGCTCACCGTGGCCGTGGCTGACAGTATCCCAGATGTCCTGGCTGACCTAAGCATCTTCGAGTCTTCTGCCAATCCCCACGATTCTGGCCTCACACTCTACCTAGTGGTGGCGGTGGCAGTTGTCTCCTGCGTCTTCCTCGCGTTTGTGATTGTGCTGCTGGCGCTCAGACTGAGGCACTGGCACGCGACACGTCTGCTCCAGGCTTCAGGAGGCAGTTTGGTTGGCATGCCTACCTCGCACTTTGTGGGCGTGGACGGGGTGCAAGCTTTCCTGCAGACCTATTCCCAAGAGGTCTCCCTCACGGCGGACTCGCGGAGGAGTCACGTGATCTTCCCTCAGCCCAACTATGCGGACATGCTTATCAGTCACGACAGCTGTGAGAAAAGCGAGCCACTCTTGATAGCTGAAGATTCAGCTGCTGGTTTAGGCAAATATGACTCCAAGAATAATCAGGTGAGATTTATTACCTATCTCCCAGTTGTTGCTATCTCTGTGCAAGTCTTTTAAGTggcttaaaaacatatttctggTGGGGGGATATATTCAGTTCATACATGTTTAGAGCAATACATATGAGTTCCTCTATTTTATCTTTCAACAAATTACCATCATTTTTCAGAAAAGGTTTTCCCACCCCTCTGGCATATTTTCTTTTGATCCTAAAGGTCTAGTTCAGCTATCATGGCTTGCTTTATAATAAGTtaaattttagtaatatttttctatCATCAGTGTTTGTGGCTATCAATGAACTGGTTAGGATTCAAattaatattcacattttttttgtttacctATTACAATTTCACATTGcctccatttatttataattaaattctaccactatttgctttatttctaatGTTCAAATTTGATCGTGTTGATTCAATGGCATACACTCTGTAGCTCTTTTCCTTATCTACATACGCATATATACAACATTTACATGTAAGTGTTTACACATGTAAGTTTGGCTCTGAGCATGAaaattctattttgagttttgatGAGTGGTAATATGTTTCAATTATGTTGATTATTTCAACTTtgtgtaatttatttatattaccaAAACAGATATACTGATTGCCTTTTTACTACTAGATTCTTTTGGGAGAGGAAATGTAGAGTGCACCTTTTTTCTTAAGCTCTatacatattttctgtttctaccgTGAAGTCATTTGATTGTTCTGAAGAAATAGTTGAATTGTTGAActggtattattttcttttattcttttacttgtactttagtgtgtgtgtgtgtgtgtgtgtgtgtgtgtgtgtgtgtatgttcaagATTTCTTAATGTAGTAAATTCACCTGCAGAAATAATTTTGATCCAGTGCTtctcaaaaagttattttcaaattggcTAAACATGCTTACATTTTTCAGATATACTAATGTGAAATAGTTTGTGAATATTTGGATTTTATGAGACTGATTTATCTGGTATTCCCATTTggtgtttcctttttgttgttgtttgttttcaatatGCCTATGAGTCAtggattccttttttatttcctttgaaaactcattttgtaatatatatataagtatattcaTTCCTTATATTCAGAACCAACTTGTTATTGAAACCCTGGTAGTTACCTAATGACATATGTGTTATCTGAAACACTGCATAGGAAAGTCAAGTGAGGAAAGGAGACTTACTGAAGATATTTGAACACAGGAATCATCTCCATACTCAATTCAGCTCAGCACTCTCATACCACTTATAGATGTTTGGTCCAGGTTATTAACATATTCATGTTccctttcaagttttcttttctcatttaggAATTGACCTTAATGTATTTAGCTATAATTGAGTTTCTAATATTTTGGCAAAAAGAATTTCAACTGTAGGAAAGGGATATCCTGCAACAGATGCTTGACATTCTTGATGTCAAGAAAAATTTTAGAGTGTTTCAAGCATGTAGGGATAAAATTTATGCCTGTGGAATTCCA
It contains:
- the LOC123605040 gene encoding protocadherin gamma-A11 isoform X8, which codes for MGNRLLFLDRSGLILLYIFLRTLQESGAGHIQYSVPEETDKGFFVGNISKDLGLEPWELAERRVRIISRGRMQLFALNPRSGSLITAGRLDREELCETLSSCFLNIEILVEDTLKIYGVEVEIMDVNDNAPSFQEAEIEIKVSEHATPGSRFPLPNARDPDVGMNSLQRYQLNPNSYFSLQMRGGMDGAKNPELVLEGSLDREKEAAHHLLLTAFDGGDPIQQGAVAIRVVVLDVNDHIPKFTQSVYQVSIPENLSSGTRVIMVNATDPDEGINGEVVFSFRNMESKASEIFQLDSQTGEVLIRGSLDFEKSRFYEMEIQGQDGGGLSTTAKILITVVDVNDNAPEITITSSTNSVLENSPPGTVIALLNVQDQDSGENGQVSCFVPNSLPFKLEKTYGNYYKLITNRVLDREQVHSYNITLIATDQGHPPLSTETHISLNVADDNDNPPTFADSSYSVYIPENNPRGASFFSVMALDLDSNENSRVTYSLVEDTLQGAPLSSYVSINSDTGTLYALRSFDYEQFRDLQVWVTALDGGNPPLSSNVSVSIFVLDQNDNVPEILHPTLPTDGSTGVELAPRSAEPGYLVTKVVAVDRDSGQNAWLSYRLLKASEPGLFTVGLHTGEVRTARVLLDRDALKQSLVVVVQDHGQPPLSATVTLTVAVADSIPDVLADLSIFESSANPHDSGLTLYLVVAVAVVSCVFLAFVIVLLALRLRHWHATRLLQASGGSLVGMPTSHFVGVDGVQAFLQTYSQEVSLTADSRRSHVIFPQPNYADMLISHDSCEKSEPLLIAEDSAAGLGKYDSKNNQQAPPNTDWRFSQAQRPGTSGSQNGDETGTWPNNQFDTEMLQAMILASASEAADGGSTLGGGAGTMGLSARYGPQFTLQHVPDYRQNVYIPGSNATLTNAAGKRDGKAPTGGNGNKKKSGKKEKK